Proteins encoded in a region of the Marinococcus sp. PL1-022 genome:
- a CDS encoding NFACT family protein, with the protein MSFDGIMTQAVVQEVQQTLQSGRITKIHQPYKTDLVITVRANRKNHQLLLSVNPSLSRMHLTDEKYQNPPEPSMFCMLLRKHLEGGFVREVSQQGLERIVSLRIENKDEIGDLTERTLVMEIMGKHSNVVLLNEDRTHILDSMKHISPAQNTVRTILPGQTYIEPPSQHKANPLEAEAGDVLRALDANQGKLDRQLMQAFEGISPQSAKETAHRAGLGSLQKLADTFTELMSDVKIGNFQPQIVTTEASKEYYSAIDLTHVDGTKETFDSVSAMLDRYHNGKAERDRVHQQAHDLERFLQNEREKNERKLKKLRQTITQAENRLVYQKYGELLTAHMHQLRGGENEIEVTDYYDPEGGTLTIELEPELSPSDNAQRYFKRYNKAKTSLSEAKKQIKLTRREIDYLDRLIQQVETAAPSDIDDIREELSDGGYLKKRVQKKKQKKNTKPQVEQYVSSAGILLLVGKNNRQNEYVTNRVANVGDTWLHTKDIPGSHVVIRSTDVDEETLKEAAVLAAYFSKARSSSSVPVDYTLIRHVRKPNGAKPGFVTYDQQSTLFVTPEESLVLEMKNRAKGQTAAK; encoded by the coding sequence GTGAGCTTTGACGGAATCATGACCCAGGCCGTTGTCCAGGAGGTCCAGCAGACGCTCCAAAGCGGCCGGATTACAAAAATACACCAGCCCTACAAAACCGACCTCGTCATTACAGTGCGGGCAAACCGCAAAAACCACCAGCTGCTGCTGTCGGTGAACCCTTCCCTGTCGAGAATGCATCTGACAGACGAAAAATACCAGAATCCTCCGGAGCCCTCCATGTTCTGCATGCTGCTGCGCAAGCACCTCGAAGGCGGATTCGTACGGGAGGTGTCGCAGCAGGGACTCGAGCGGATCGTTTCGCTGCGCATTGAAAACAAGGATGAAATCGGCGATCTTACGGAACGGACACTGGTGATGGAAATCATGGGCAAGCATAGTAACGTCGTGCTCCTTAATGAGGACCGCACGCACATCCTGGACAGCATGAAGCATATTTCTCCGGCCCAGAATACGGTCCGTACGATTCTTCCCGGCCAGACGTATATTGAACCACCCTCCCAGCATAAGGCGAACCCCCTCGAGGCCGAAGCCGGCGATGTGCTGAGAGCACTGGACGCCAATCAGGGCAAGCTCGACCGCCAGCTGATGCAGGCATTTGAAGGAATTTCTCCCCAGAGTGCCAAAGAGACCGCGCACCGGGCCGGTCTTGGTTCGCTGCAAAAGCTCGCCGATACGTTTACCGAGCTCATGAGCGACGTAAAAATTGGAAATTTCCAGCCGCAGATTGTGACCACCGAGGCGAGCAAGGAATATTACAGTGCCATTGACCTCACTCATGTAGATGGTACGAAAGAAACCTTTGACTCGGTGAGCGCTATGCTCGACCGCTATCATAACGGCAAAGCCGAACGTGACCGCGTCCACCAGCAGGCTCATGACCTCGAACGGTTTCTCCAGAACGAACGTGAAAAAAATGAGCGCAAGCTGAAAAAACTGCGCCAGACGATTACGCAGGCTGAAAACCGCCTCGTCTACCAGAAATACGGAGAGCTGTTAACCGCGCACATGCACCAGCTCCGCGGTGGTGAAAACGAAATAGAAGTAACGGATTATTACGATCCCGAAGGCGGCACGCTTACCATTGAGCTTGAGCCTGAACTGTCACCATCAGATAATGCCCAGCGTTATTTTAAACGGTATAATAAAGCCAAAACCTCGCTCTCCGAGGCCAAAAAACAGATTAAGCTGACCCGGCGCGAAATCGATTACCTCGACCGGCTGATTCAGCAGGTCGAAACGGCGGCTCCATCTGACATTGACGACATTCGTGAAGAATTGTCGGACGGCGGTTACCTGAAAAAACGTGTGCAAAAGAAAAAGCAGAAGAAAAATACGAAACCGCAGGTGGAACAGTACGTTTCCTCCGCCGGCATCCTTCTGCTCGTAGGTAAAAACAACCGGCAGAACGAATACGTCACCAACCGGGTGGCAAATGTTGGGGACACCTGGCTGCACACTAAAGATATCCCCGGCTCCCACGTAGTGATCCGCTCCACAGACGTGGATGAGGAAACGCTAAAGGAGGCGGCTGTCCTTGCCGCCTATTTCTCCAAAGCGCGCTCCTCGTCCTCTGTGCCGGTCGACTACACTCTGATCCGTCACGTACGAAAACCAAACGGCGCCAAGCCCGGGTTTGTGACCTATGATCAGCAGTCCACCCTGTTTGTCACGCCGGAGGAAAGCCTCGTTCTCGAAATGAAAAACCGGGCCAAGGGCCAGACTGCTGCAAAATAA
- a CDS encoding dihydroorotase: MNGWIINAQVFTSGEIIGPKDVLIENGRIQDIGRAPEGAEVVLDAKGRLLSPGLVDVHVHLREPGGEHKETIYSGTKAAAKGGFTTVCPMPNTHPVPDSAGKLDLLYERIEATAVVRVLPYASITEKQQGTGRTNMKALKEHGAFAFTDDGVGVQDASVMYEAMMEAAAVDMPVVAHCEENTLVYGGSVHAGRFAEKNGLKGIPAVAESVHIARDILLAEAAGCHYHVCHVSTKESVRLIRDAKRAGIHVTAEVTPHHLLLSEDDIPEVDTNYKMNPPLRSRGDRQALLEAWLEGTIDFIATDHAPHAAEEKARPIGEAPFGITGFETAFPLLYNELVLNEVCTLEYLLASMTERPARVFGLGAGTLAPGAAADLTLIDLEHEEAVDPAQFVSKGKNTPFTGWKLKGWPVLTIVDGQTVYEKEEVQQ, from the coding sequence ATGAACGGATGGATTATCAATGCGCAGGTGTTTACCTCCGGGGAAATCATTGGACCGAAGGATGTACTGATTGAAAACGGGCGTATCCAGGACATAGGCCGGGCGCCGGAGGGAGCTGAAGTGGTGCTCGATGCAAAAGGGCGGCTGCTCAGCCCGGGTCTGGTCGATGTGCATGTGCATCTTCGTGAGCCGGGAGGCGAGCATAAAGAAACGATCTATTCAGGTACAAAGGCGGCGGCCAAAGGCGGATTCACCACCGTTTGTCCGATGCCAAATACGCATCCGGTACCGGACTCCGCAGGAAAGCTTGATCTGCTATATGAACGCATCGAAGCGACGGCTGTTGTGCGTGTTCTTCCCTACGCCTCGATTACGGAAAAACAGCAGGGAACCGGACGTACGAACATGAAAGCACTGAAAGAGCACGGGGCCTTTGCTTTTACAGATGACGGAGTGGGCGTTCAGGACGCCTCTGTCATGTACGAAGCCATGATGGAAGCAGCAGCGGTCGATATGCCGGTGGTGGCGCACTGTGAAGAAAATACGCTCGTATACGGCGGCAGCGTGCACGCCGGCAGGTTTGCGGAAAAGAACGGACTAAAGGGCATACCGGCGGTAGCTGAATCGGTTCATATCGCCCGCGATATTCTGCTTGCTGAAGCGGCCGGCTGCCATTATCACGTGTGTCACGTGAGCACGAAGGAATCCGTGCGGCTGATCCGCGATGCCAAGCGTGCCGGCATCCATGTAACAGCTGAAGTGACGCCGCATCATCTGCTGCTGAGCGAAGACGACATACCTGAGGTGGACACGAACTATAAAATGAATCCGCCGCTGCGGTCCCGCGGTGACCGGCAGGCACTGCTTGAAGCCTGGCTCGAGGGCACCATTGATTTTATAGCGACCGACCATGCGCCTCACGCGGCGGAAGAAAAAGCACGGCCTATCGGCGAAGCCCCGTTTGGAATTACGGGATTTGAAACGGCCTTTCCGCTTTTATATAACGAACTGGTTTTAAACGAAGTATGTACGCTGGAGTATCTGCTCGCCTCAATGACGGAGCGGCCGGCCCGGGTGTTCGGACTTGGTGCCGGGACGCTTGCCCCCGGTGCTGCTGCAGATCTGACGCTCATTGACCTCGAGCACGAAGAAGCAGTTGACCCAGCGCAGTTTGTGTCAAAAGGAAAAAACACGCCGTTTACCGGCTGGAAACTGAAAGGCTGGCCGGTACTCACGATCGTAGACGGACAGACAGTGTATGAAAAGGAAGAGGTGCAGCAATGA
- a CDS encoding dihydroorotate dehydrogenase, which produces MKLHVSLPGLEMKNPVMPASGCFGFGKEFAQLYDLNDLGAIAIKATTEEARFGNETPRVAETEAGMLNAIGLQNPGLKGVTEQELPWLQQLDTPVLANVAGTKMEDYEAVAAGLSESGMAAALELNISCPNVKEGGITFGTDPKLAAELTKRVKRVSEVPVYVKLSPNVTDITEIARAVEHAGADGLSLINTLSGMKIDPRTRKPLLANEIGGLSGPAIKPVAIRMVYQVRQVTDLPIIGMGGIMGMEDVLEFMMAGADAVAVGTANISNPFACPEIIQELTDWASTESAADWAGWKQGGVKA; this is translated from the coding sequence ATGAAACTGCATGTGAGCCTGCCCGGACTTGAGATGAAAAACCCGGTTATGCCGGCAAGCGGATGCTTTGGCTTTGGAAAAGAGTTTGCCCAGCTGTATGACCTTAATGACCTTGGAGCTATTGCGATTAAAGCCACCACCGAAGAAGCGCGATTCGGGAATGAAACACCGCGGGTGGCAGAAACAGAAGCAGGCATGCTGAATGCCATCGGTCTGCAGAATCCGGGGCTTAAGGGAGTCACTGAACAGGAGCTTCCGTGGCTCCAGCAGTTAGATACACCGGTCCTTGCAAATGTCGCTGGGACGAAAATGGAAGATTATGAAGCGGTAGCCGCCGGGCTGTCGGAATCCGGAATGGCTGCGGCGCTGGAGCTCAATATTTCCTGCCCGAATGTTAAAGAGGGCGGCATTACGTTTGGGACCGATCCGAAGCTTGCGGCAGAGCTGACGAAAAGGGTGAAGCGTGTCTCTGAGGTTCCTGTGTATGTTAAGCTCTCTCCCAACGTGACGGATATTACCGAGATTGCCAGAGCGGTGGAACACGCAGGCGCGGACGGGCTCTCGCTGATTAATACATTATCGGGCATGAAAATCGATCCGCGGACGCGCAAGCCGCTGCTCGCCAATGAAATCGGCGGCCTTTCGGGACCCGCCATTAAGCCGGTGGCCATCCGGATGGTGTATCAGGTGCGGCAGGTGACGGATCTGCCTATTATCGGCATGGGCGGAATTATGGGCATGGAGGACGTGCTGGAGTTTATGATGGCCGGAGCCGATGCAGTGGCTGTCGGAACAGCAAACATCAGCAACCCGTTTGCCTGCCCGGAAATTATTCAGGAGCTGACAGACTGGGCCAGCACGGAGTCGGCCGCAGATTGGGCCGGCTGGAAGCAGGGCGGGGTGAAGGCATGA
- the remA gene encoding extracellular matrix/biofilm regulator RemA, which translates to MSIKLINIGFGNIVSANRIISIVSPESAPIKRIIQEARDRNMLIDATYGRRTRAVIIADSDHVVLSAVQPETVAQRLHTKDDDSSDE; encoded by the coding sequence TTGAGCATTAAGCTAATCAACATTGGATTTGGAAATATTGTGTCGGCAAACCGGATTATTTCTATTGTCAGCCCGGAATCAGCACCAATCAAACGGATTATTCAGGAAGCAAGAGACCGGAACATGCTGATCGATGCCACCTACGGCAGAAGGACGAGAGCGGTTATCATTGCAGACAGCGACCATGTGGTTCTTTCTGCAGTTCAGCCGGAAACAGTCGCCCAGCGGCTGCATACAAAAGACGATGATTCATCGGACGAATAA
- the carB gene encoding carbamoyl-phosphate synthase large subunit, with protein MPKRTDIQKILVIGSGPIVIGQAAEFDYAGTQACQALKEEGYEVILINSNPATIMTDTNIADQVYMEPLTLEFVDRVIRKERPDAILPTLGGQTGLNMAMELHRHGLLERYDISLLGTELSAIEQAEDRESFRNLMYELNEPVPESTIVHNLQEAEAFVEEIGYPVIVRPAYTLGGTGGGLVDNHDELVEIVGSGLKYSPVTQCLLEKSIAGFKELEYEVMRDSSGQAIVVCNMENIDAVGIHTGDSIVTAPSQTLADREYHMLRDSSLKIIRALEIEGGCNVQFALSPDSFEYYIIEVNPRVSRSSALASKATGYPIAKLAAKIAAGYKLDELKNPITGTTYASFEPALDYVVTKIPRWPFDKFEAANRRLGTQMKATGEVMAIGRSFEESILKGIRSLELGRAFLTHPDYAEDSEDKLIDKLIRADDERLFYIGEALKRGYSLEQLHSWTKIDLFFLEKFAGIVKVAEMARAYPNDEEILRVAKTTGIADETLAAYWNTTEKKVRSQRLDLGITPVYKMVDTCAAEFESETPYYYSSYEEENESSKTGRPSVIVLGSGPIRIGQGVEFDYATVHTVWALQEAGYEAIIINNNPETVSTDFSVSDKLYFEPLTVEDVMHVVDVEQPEGVIVQFGGQTAINLADGLADHGVKILGTTLEDMDRAEDRDKFEAALQSLKIPQPLGRTAVSTEEARVVAADIGYPVLVRPSYVLGGRAMEIVGNEKELLNYMERAVRVNRKHPVLIDRYMVGKEVEVDAISDGETVLIPGIMEHIERAGVHSGDSIAVYPSQTLSEHTKQTLAERTVAIGKGLNIKGLLNIQFVIHEDEVYVLEVNPRASRTLPFLSKITGCPIAKLATRVMVGEPLASLGYESGLLPEAEGVSVKVPVFSFAKLRQVEISLGPEMKSTGEVMGRDQTLEKALYKGLIASGMKIPNHGTVLFTIADEWKKEALALARRFHAIGYAITATQGTAAWLNKEGIPASSVAKVEEESPNILDFIREGKAQFVINTMEKQKKAAADGFRIRREAVENEVVCLTSLDTAGALLKVLEMITFSTEAMPAMKEDRTNEVMA; from the coding sequence ATGCCAAAACGTACAGATATCCAAAAAATATTAGTGATTGGCTCTGGCCCTATCGTGATCGGCCAGGCTGCGGAGTTTGACTATGCAGGAACCCAGGCGTGCCAGGCGTTAAAGGAAGAAGGATACGAGGTCATTTTAATTAATTCCAACCCGGCAACCATCATGACAGACACCAACATTGCCGACCAGGTGTACATGGAGCCGCTGACGCTTGAGTTTGTTGACCGGGTGATACGCAAAGAACGTCCCGATGCCATCCTTCCTACTCTCGGCGGCCAAACCGGGCTGAATATGGCGATGGAGCTGCACCGCCACGGACTGCTCGAGCGGTATGATATTTCCCTTCTTGGCACCGAGCTGTCTGCAATCGAGCAGGCAGAGGACCGGGAGTCCTTCCGGAACCTGATGTACGAGCTGAATGAGCCGGTTCCGGAAAGCACCATCGTGCACAACCTGCAGGAAGCAGAGGCCTTTGTGGAGGAAATCGGCTATCCGGTTATCGTGCGGCCGGCCTATACACTTGGCGGCACCGGCGGCGGCCTGGTCGACAATCACGACGAGCTCGTGGAAATTGTCGGCTCCGGGCTCAAGTACAGCCCGGTGACCCAGTGCCTGCTTGAAAAAAGCATCGCAGGCTTTAAAGAGCTTGAATACGAGGTGATGCGCGACAGCTCCGGGCAGGCCATTGTTGTCTGTAACATGGAAAACATCGACGCGGTCGGTATTCATACCGGCGACTCAATCGTCACCGCCCCGAGCCAGACGCTTGCCGACCGGGAGTACCACATGCTCCGGGATTCGTCTTTGAAAATCATCCGCGCGCTTGAAATCGAAGGCGGATGCAACGTGCAGTTTGCCCTCTCTCCGGACAGCTTTGAATATTACATCATCGAGGTGAATCCGCGGGTGAGCCGTTCGTCGGCACTTGCGTCCAAAGCGACCGGCTACCCGATTGCCAAGCTGGCAGCAAAGATTGCGGCGGGCTATAAGCTCGATGAGTTAAAGAATCCGATTACAGGGACGACGTACGCAAGCTTTGAGCCGGCCCTTGATTATGTAGTAACGAAAATTCCCCGCTGGCCGTTTGACAAATTTGAAGCAGCGAACCGCCGGCTCGGTACGCAGATGAAGGCAACAGGAGAAGTGATGGCCATCGGACGCTCATTTGAAGAGTCCATTTTAAAAGGTATCCGGTCGCTTGAACTCGGACGGGCTTTTCTGACGCATCCGGACTACGCCGAGGATTCTGAAGACAAGCTCATAGACAAGCTTATTCGTGCGGATGATGAGCGGCTGTTTTATATCGGGGAGGCGCTGAAGCGGGGCTACTCGCTTGAACAGCTGCACAGCTGGACAAAAATTGATTTGTTTTTCCTCGAAAAATTTGCCGGCATTGTCAAAGTGGCCGAGATGGCACGTGCGTATCCAAATGACGAAGAGATTCTCCGGGTGGCCAAGACGACGGGAATCGCCGACGAAACGCTCGCAGCCTACTGGAATACAACAGAGAAAAAGGTGCGCAGCCAGCGCCTCGATCTGGGTATTACGCCCGTGTATAAAATGGTCGACACGTGTGCGGCGGAATTCGAATCCGAAACGCCGTATTACTACTCCTCCTATGAGGAAGAAAACGAAAGCAGCAAAACGGGGCGTCCGTCTGTTATCGTTCTCGGCTCCGGCCCGATCCGTATCGGACAGGGCGTGGAATTTGACTACGCGACGGTGCATACCGTCTGGGCGCTCCAGGAAGCGGGATACGAAGCGATTATTATCAACAACAATCCGGAAACCGTGTCGACAGACTTCAGCGTCTCCGACAAGCTGTACTTTGAGCCGCTGACCGTAGAGGACGTGATGCACGTGGTCGATGTGGAACAGCCGGAGGGCGTTATCGTTCAGTTCGGCGGACAGACGGCGATTAACCTTGCGGATGGTCTCGCCGACCACGGCGTCAAGATTCTCGGCACTACACTCGAAGACATGGACCGGGCGGAGGACCGGGATAAATTTGAAGCAGCGCTGCAGTCGCTCAAAATCCCTCAGCCGCTCGGCCGTACAGCCGTCAGCACAGAAGAGGCACGAGTGGTGGCTGCTGATATCGGCTACCCAGTTCTGGTACGCCCGTCGTACGTTCTGGGCGGACGGGCAATGGAAATTGTCGGAAATGAAAAAGAACTGCTTAACTACATGGAACGGGCTGTACGCGTTAACCGCAAGCACCCGGTACTGATCGACCGTTATATGGTCGGAAAGGAAGTGGAGGTTGACGCAATTTCAGACGGTGAGACGGTGCTAATACCGGGAATCATGGAGCATATCGAACGCGCCGGCGTGCATTCAGGCGATTCGATTGCGGTCTATCCATCGCAGACGCTTTCGGAGCATACGAAACAAACGCTTGCAGAGCGGACGGTCGCTATCGGAAAAGGGCTGAATATTAAAGGACTGCTCAACATTCAGTTCGTCATACACGAAGACGAAGTGTATGTGCTTGAAGTGAATCCGCGAGCGAGCCGCACCCTGCCGTTTTTAAGTAAAATTACCGGGTGCCCGATCGCCAAGCTTGCCACCCGGGTGATGGTTGGCGAACCCCTGGCTTCGCTCGGGTACGAAAGCGGACTGCTGCCGGAGGCAGAAGGCGTTTCGGTCAAGGTGCCGGTCTTTTCCTTCGCCAAGCTCCGCCAGGTGGAAATATCGCTCGGCCCGGAAATGAAATCGACCGGAGAAGTGATGGGCCGGGATCAGACACTCGAGAAAGCCTTGTATAAAGGACTGATCGCTTCCGGGATGAAAATTCCAAATCACGGCACCGTGCTGTTTACTATCGCCGACGAATGGAAAAAGGAGGCGCTTGCGCTCGCCAGAAGGTTTCATGCAATCGGCTATGCGATTACAGCGACCCAGGGAACCGCAGCGTGGCTGAACAAGGAAGGCATACCGGCTTCGTCGGTGGCAAAAGTGGAGGAAGAGTCGCCAAACATTCTGGACTTTATCCGGGAAGGCAAAGCCCAGTTTGTGATCAATACTATGGAAAAACAGAAAAAAGCGGCGGCGGACGGCTTTCGGATCCGTCGGGAAGCGGTGGAAAATGAAGTAGTATGTCTCACCTCGCTCGACACAGCTGGAGCCCTGCTGAAGGTGCTTGAGATGATTACCTTTTCCACAGAAGCCATGCCGGCGATGAAAGAAGACCGTACAAATGAGGTGATGGCGTGA
- the pyrE gene encoding orotate phosphoribosyltransferase, with translation MQNEELLSRDLLTIEAVTLRPDEPFTWSSGIRSPIYCDNRLTLSYPDVRTRVAEGLAELIRVNYPEATIVAGTATAGIAHAALAADRLGLPMCYVRGSSKSHGKGNQIEGRVTPEDKVVIVEDLISTGKSMITVQQALLEAGAEVLGAAAIFTYELEEAARQLKEAQLPAKTLTNYSALIQIAAEEGYVQEKDIERLQEWKQAPASWA, from the coding sequence ATGCAGAATGAAGAACTTCTCAGCAGAGATCTGCTGACCATCGAAGCAGTGACCCTGCGACCGGATGAACCGTTTACCTGGTCTTCCGGTATCCGCTCCCCGATATACTGCGATAACCGGCTGACGCTTTCATATCCGGATGTACGGACCCGGGTGGCAGAAGGCCTGGCGGAGCTGATCCGGGTCAATTACCCTGAGGCTACGATTGTTGCCGGCACCGCGACGGCCGGTATCGCTCATGCGGCGCTTGCAGCAGACAGGCTCGGCCTGCCGATGTGCTATGTACGCGGATCCTCCAAATCCCACGGTAAAGGCAATCAAATAGAAGGGCGGGTCACGCCGGAGGATAAAGTCGTAATTGTTGAAGATTTAATCTCGACCGGCAAAAGCATGATAACGGTCCAACAGGCGCTTCTGGAAGCCGGAGCCGAGGTGCTCGGAGCCGCTGCGATTTTCACATATGAGCTCGAGGAAGCCGCAAGGCAGCTTAAAGAAGCACAGCTGCCGGCAAAAACACTGACCAACTACTCTGCGCTGATTCAGATTGCTGCTGAGGAAGGCTACGTGCAGGAAAAAGACATCGAGCGTCTGCAGGAATGGAAGCAGGCCCCGGCGTCCTGGGCGTAA
- a CDS encoding dihydroorotate dehydrogenase electron transfer subunit: MIQKEWMSVVSIDEIAASIFEVVLEGDMPERIQAPGQFVHVKTSPHVAPLLRRPVSISEYWPEQRRMALVFRAEGEGTSRMAAWRTGDEVDVLGPLGNGFDTSDVSEGEKALIVGGGVGVPPLLGLAKQLEGQGVRVQTVLGFADASSAFFQERFSSLGDCFVSTIDGSVGDTGFVTDVIDQRGLSYDAIFACGPLPMLRALDGSYATAKGKLSLEERMGCGIGACFACVCHTTDDPDGTDYRKVCSDGPVFPWGEVVLS; this comes from the coding sequence GTGATTCAAAAAGAATGGATGAGCGTCGTTTCTATTGACGAAATCGCAGCATCGATTTTTGAAGTCGTGCTCGAAGGCGATATGCCGGAGCGCATTCAGGCGCCAGGACAGTTCGTGCATGTGAAAACATCCCCGCACGTCGCCCCGCTCCTCCGCCGTCCGGTCAGTATTAGTGAATACTGGCCGGAACAGCGGCGAATGGCGCTTGTGTTCCGGGCCGAGGGCGAAGGCACAAGCCGGATGGCAGCCTGGCGTACAGGCGACGAAGTGGATGTGCTCGGGCCGCTCGGCAACGGATTTGATACGAGTGACGTGAGCGAAGGAGAAAAGGCGCTGATTGTCGGGGGCGGCGTCGGCGTCCCGCCGCTGCTCGGTCTCGCTAAGCAGCTGGAGGGCCAGGGTGTCCGTGTACAGACCGTGCTCGGGTTTGCCGATGCCTCCAGTGCTTTCTTTCAGGAAAGATTCAGCTCGCTCGGGGACTGTTTTGTGAGCACCATCGACGGGAGCGTCGGAGATACCGGATTTGTCACAGACGTGATTGACCAACGCGGGCTTTCCTACGACGCTATTTTTGCCTGCGGGCCGCTGCCGATGCTCCGGGCGCTTGACGGCTCCTATGCGACGGCGAAGGGAAAGCTTTCCCTTGAGGAGCGCATGGGCTGTGGCATCGGTGCCTGCTTTGCCTGTGTATGTCACACGACAGATGATCCGGACGGAACGGACTACCGGAAGGTCTGCAGCGACGGACCGGTCTTTCCGTGGGGAGAGGTGGTGCTGTCATGA
- a CDS encoding carbamoyl phosphate synthase small subunit produces MKRKLILENGAVFHGEGIGSERETVGEVVFNTGMTGYQEILSDPSYCDQLVTLTYPLIGNYGINRDDFETMHSSAGGVIVKEAASHPSNFRSIGTLSEWLHEKDIPGLCGIDTRRLTKMIRTAGTLRGRLCAEEAEEEEIVRELQQWLDPRDQVSRVSTKNAYHAPGNGKRVVLMDYGAKHGITRNLLSRGCDVFVLPYNATAKEVLALNPDGVMLSNGPGDPEDVPEAVETLRGLIGEVPVFGICLGHQLLSLACGATSSKLKFGHRGGNHPVKQVKTGRVDITSQNHGYTVDRDSLMGTDLILTHVNVNDGTVEGVEHREYPAFSVQYHPEACPGPSDANDLFDQFVRLMNRYEKVPTRM; encoded by the coding sequence ATGAAGCGCAAATTAATACTGGAAAATGGAGCAGTTTTTCACGGAGAAGGCATTGGAAGCGAACGGGAAACGGTAGGGGAAGTCGTATTCAACACCGGCATGACCGGTTATCAGGAGATTTTATCCGATCCGTCCTACTGCGATCAGCTGGTGACGCTGACGTATCCGCTGATCGGCAACTACGGCATTAACCGGGATGACTTCGAAACGATGCACTCCTCTGCCGGTGGAGTGATCGTCAAGGAAGCGGCATCGCATCCAAGCAATTTCCGAAGCATTGGAACACTCAGCGAATGGCTGCATGAAAAAGATATTCCTGGTCTGTGCGGCATTGATACAAGACGTCTGACGAAAATGATCCGGACGGCCGGCACGCTGCGGGGCAGACTGTGCGCAGAAGAAGCGGAAGAAGAGGAAATCGTCCGGGAGCTGCAGCAGTGGCTCGACCCCCGGGACCAGGTGTCCAGGGTCAGTACGAAAAATGCCTACCACGCACCGGGCAACGGCAAACGGGTCGTTTTGATGGATTACGGGGCCAAGCATGGTATCACCCGGAATCTGCTCAGCCGCGGCTGCGATGTGTTTGTGCTTCCATACAACGCCACGGCGAAGGAAGTGCTCGCCCTGAACCCGGACGGAGTAATGCTAAGTAACGGCCCCGGGGACCCTGAAGACGTACCGGAGGCCGTGGAGACGCTGCGTGGTTTGATCGGTGAAGTGCCGGTGTTTGGGATATGTCTCGGCCATCAGCTGCTGAGTCTAGCCTGCGGGGCCACCTCGTCGAAGCTCAAATTCGGCCACCGCGGGGGGAACCATCCGGTCAAGCAGGTGAAAACCGGCCGGGTGGATATAACCTCCCAGAACCACGGCTATACCGTGGACCGGGATTCCCTGATGGGCACAGACCTTATACTGACACACGTCAACGTTAACGACGGCACGGTGGAAGGCGTCGAACACCGGGAGTATCCGGCCTTCAGTGTCCAGTACCATCCGGAGGCCTGCCCGGGACCGAGCGATGCCAACGACCTGTTCGACCAGTTTGTCCGCTTAATGAACCGCTACGAAAAAGTACCTACTCGAATGTAA
- the pyrF gene encoding orotidine-5'-phosphate decarboxylase, which produces MNDRPLIIAMDVPDKSEADALLASFGQRPLFLKVGMELFYKEGPALVEEWKAKGHRVFLDLKLHDIPNTVQRAAAQLARLHVDLITVHAAGGVRMMARAVEGLEQGTLSGQKRPACIAVTQLTSTSVTMLNEELGIPLSMNEAVTAYADLAERSGQDGVVCAAGEVPIIKNARSTSFMTVTPGIRGTGEEAGDQARVVTPGAAADLGSDAIVVGRSITKAADPASAYEQMEQEWRMPNAE; this is translated from the coding sequence ATGAATGACCGTCCGCTGATTATCGCAATGGACGTGCCGGACAAATCAGAGGCGGATGCTCTGCTCGCTTCATTCGGGCAGAGGCCGCTGTTTTTAAAAGTCGGCATGGAATTATTTTATAAAGAAGGCCCGGCGCTTGTAGAGGAATGGAAAGCGAAGGGCCACCGGGTGTTTCTTGATTTGAAGCTGCATGATATCCCTAATACGGTTCAGCGGGCTGCAGCCCAGCTTGCCCGGCTGCATGTGGATCTTATCACGGTTCATGCCGCGGGTGGGGTCCGGATGATGGCGCGGGCTGTAGAAGGCTTGGAGCAGGGCACGCTGTCCGGTCAAAAGAGGCCTGCCTGTATAGCGGTCACTCAGCTGACAAGTACCTCGGTAACGATGCTGAACGAGGAGCTTGGCATCCCACTTTCGATGAATGAAGCAGTGACGGCTTACGCAGATCTTGCCGAACGGTCGGGGCAGGACGGCGTTGTCTGTGCGGCCGGGGAAGTACCTATCATTAAAAACGCCCGAAGCACCTCTTTTATGACCGTGACACCGGGAATTCGCGGCACTGGCGAAGAGGCGGGGGACCAGGCCCGGGTAGTGACCCCGGGTGCCGCGGCAGATCTCGGCAGTGACGCGATCGTCGTCGGCCGCAGCATTACAAAAGCTGCAGATCCGGCGTCGGCCTACGAACAAATGGAACAGGAATGGAGAATGCCCAATGCAGAATGA